A window of Fibrobacter sp. UWR4 contains these coding sequences:
- a CDS encoding FISUMP domain-containing protein, which translates to MKKSKTSVFGFLRFICLQIFLCLLIVSCGDKDDKGAGGATEETKGIAITDKEVAGVSQKGPFLTGSLVHLYELNGIDFIQTGKSFAGKTNSDKGDFSISKINLKSQYALLEAHGYYRNEVTGSKSVSQITLNAVTDLENRDRVNINLLTHLAYERIRELVQSDEDVSAAKEQSEKEVFSSFYITGDFAQFEDMDIFNGGEGDAALLAISVLMQGARSEAELSELLALYANDVAVDGTWDDEELKVDIADWAEAVCLKDRFAGIRKNVENWGFGRVPSFEKYAMRFWWYNYGLGLCELKRQGEIKKNQNTISKNADVSYICEGEFWHRLEDSSSSTVEESSSSQKDESSSSENTESSSSVLESSSSVVPSSSSKEDFSSSSEELSSSNDMSSSSENMSSSVEFSSSSVEASSSSDCYSGDISTWPTAEDGMVVVDCDAKLYVYDESDGWRSSTTEYDLELKMGCTVKRNFKHATVYDEVFARDEVLVCFDRKWSTAERWNWDLPKEAYFNENIDYGTMTDSRDGHVYRTTMIGGQVWMAENLNYYDVDAMPELDGLSWCYGMVGAHCDVTGRLYTWSAAIDSVRLFKEYGIQCGTDSPCVLKGVVEEPLQGVCPVGWHLPTKDEFIAMRNLTGSKNKKMKTVFGWGDEADDEFGISLMPAGMRNNEGYFLDVRNFAYFWTSTGKEGESRPRHCFLGHSANFTCVDNRPLYIGMSVRCVMD; encoded by the coding sequence ATGAAAAAAAGTAAGACTTCTGTATTTGGTTTCCTGAGGTTTATTTGCCTGCAGATTTTTTTGTGTTTGCTCATCGTGTCTTGCGGTGATAAAGATGACAAAGGTGCTGGTGGTGCAACGGAAGAAACGAAGGGAATCGCCATTACGGATAAGGAAGTTGCGGGCGTATCTCAGAAGGGCCCGTTCCTTACGGGTTCTTTAGTCCATCTGTATGAATTGAACGGGATTGATTTTATTCAAACTGGAAAAAGTTTTGCTGGAAAGACAAACAGCGATAAGGGTGATTTTTCCATTTCGAAAATCAATTTGAAATCGCAATACGCCTTGCTTGAGGCTCATGGCTATTATCGCAATGAAGTGACTGGAAGTAAGTCCGTTAGCCAGATTACTTTGAATGCTGTAACAGATTTGGAAAATCGCGACCGTGTAAACATAAATCTGTTGACGCATCTTGCTTATGAACGCATCCGAGAACTTGTTCAATCGGATGAAGATGTTTCTGCTGCAAAGGAACAGTCTGAAAAGGAAGTTTTCTCTTCGTTCTACATTACAGGCGACTTTGCACAATTTGAAGATATGGATATCTTCAATGGTGGCGAAGGTGATGCCGCACTATTGGCCATTTCTGTGTTGATGCAGGGGGCGCGTAGCGAAGCGGAACTTAGCGAGCTTTTGGCTTTGTATGCAAATGACGTTGCTGTTGATGGAACTTGGGACGACGAAGAGTTGAAAGTCGATATTGCGGACTGGGCGGAAGCAGTGTGCTTGAAAGACCGCTTTGCTGGCATTCGCAAGAATGTGGAAAATTGGGGCTTTGGCCGTGTTCCTTCTTTTGAAAAATATGCAATGCGATTCTGGTGGTATAATTACGGGCTCGGTCTTTGCGAATTGAAACGCCAAGGCGAAATCAAGAAGAATCAGAATACAATCAGTAAAAATGCCGACGTCAGCTATATTTGCGAGGGCGAGTTTTGGCATCGACTGGAGGACTCAAGTTCTAGTACTGTAGAGGAATCCAGTTCCAGTCAAAAGGATGAATCCAGTTCATCGGAAAATACTGAATCTAGTAGTTCTGTATTGGAATCCAGCTCAAGCGTCGTGCCATCCTCCTCTAGCAAAGAGGATTTCTCTTCCTCGTCCGAAGAGTTGTCTTCTTCAAACGATATGAGTTCTTCATCCGAAAATATGTCGTCATCAGTCGAATTTTCTAGTTCATCGGTAGAGGCTTCTTCTTCGAGTGATTGCTATAGTGGTGATATTTCTACTTGGCCTACTGCTGAAGATGGAATGGTCGTTGTTGATTGTGATGCTAAACTTTATGTGTATGATGAAAGTGACGGCTGGCGGTCTTCTACAACGGAGTATGATCTTGAGTTGAAAATGGGTTGTACTGTTAAGCGTAATTTTAAACACGCTACTGTATATGATGAGGTTTTTGCTAGGGATGAAGTCCTTGTTTGTTTTGACCGAAAATGGAGTACCGCCGAAAGGTGGAATTGGGATTTACCCAAAGAAGCATATTTCAATGAAAATATTGATTACGGAACTATGACGGATTCAAGAGATGGACATGTTTATAGAACCACTATGATAGGGGGCCAAGTTTGGATGGCGGAGAACTTGAACTATTATGATGTGGATGCAATGCCAGAACTCGATGGACTCTCTTGGTGCTATGGAATGGTTGGCGCTCACTGTGACGTGACAGGAAGGTTGTATACTTGGTCTGCTGCGATTGATTCTGTACGTTTGTTTAAAGAATACGGAATTCAATGTGGAACGGATTCCCCTTGTGTGTTAAAAGGGGTGGTTGAAGAACCTTTACAGGGCGTGTGCCCTGTGGGGTGGCATTTGCCTACTAAAGACGAGTTTATTGCTATGAGGAACTTGACGGGTTCAAAAAACAAAAAAATGAAAACTGTCTTTGGTTGGGGCGATGAAGCTGATGATGAATTTGGAATTTCCCTAATGCCTGCAGGAATGCGAAATAATGAAGGGTATTTTTTGGATGTCCGAAATTTCGCTTACTTCTGGACATCAACGGGAAAGGAAGGCGAATCACGTCCTCGCCATTGCTTTCTGGGACATTCTGCAAATTTTACATGCGTAGACAACCGACCTCTCTATATTGGCATGAGCGTTCGTTGCGTGATGGACTGA
- a CDS encoding 6-carboxyhexanoate--CoA ligase, with product MDYYSLKMRASEEVEDETAEVLADGSRPTREQHISGAERIVTRDAVEEVCQAMVRRAMKHPKGDPDKINIKIEKVPEEEIQILDALPVTRIDVDTWQEGLDKAFELVGEAAAGIREKLPELLRATFPMRGAMLYDIRTGNRLEPNQERGVRATYMDALKSNTVDAREIGAAPSANKNHFNEAIVLATKVANAPGIVAELCISDDPDYVTGYVGSLELGYVRIMKLKEMGDPNGGRIFLFDSNKATAEECIDFLQKKKVLVRCQ from the coding sequence ATGGATTACTACAGCTTAAAAATGCGCGCCTCCGAAGAGGTCGAGGACGAAACCGCCGAAGTTCTTGCAGACGGAAGTCGCCCCACCCGCGAGCAGCATATTTCCGGTGCAGAACGCATCGTCACTCGTGACGCTGTAGAAGAAGTTTGCCAGGCCATGGTGCGCCGCGCCATGAAACACCCCAAGGGCGATCCCGACAAAATCAACATCAAGATCGAGAAAGTCCCCGAAGAAGAAATCCAGATTCTGGATGCGCTTCCCGTGACCCGTATCGACGTTGACACCTGGCAGGAAGGCCTTGATAAAGCATTCGAGTTGGTTGGAGAAGCTGCGGCCGGTATCCGCGAAAAGCTCCCGGAACTTCTCCGCGCCACCTTCCCCATGCGCGGGGCCATGCTGTACGACATCCGCACCGGCAACCGCCTGGAACCAAACCAGGAACGCGGCGTGCGCGCCACCTACATGGACGCTCTAAAGTCCAACACCGTGGACGCCCGCGAAATCGGAGCCGCCCCCAGCGCCAACAAGAATCATTTTAACGAAGCCATCGTCCTTGCCACCAAGGTGGCAAACGCTCCCGGCATCGTTGCAGAACTTTGCATCAGCGACGACCCCGATTACGTCACCGGCTACGTAGGCAGCCTGGAACTTGGCTACGTCCGCATCATGAAGCTGAAGGAAATGGGCGACCCCAACGGCGGCCGCATTTTCCTCTTTGATTCAAACAAGGCCACCGCCGAAGAATGCATCGACTTCTTGCAAAAGAAAAAAGTGCTGGTGCGCTGCCAATAA
- the bioA gene encoding adenosylmethionine--8-amino-7-oxononanoate transaminase yields the protein MTNTNSLLAFDAEHLWHPYAALKNTPARFLAKSAQGTKIRTADGLELIDAVSSWWCVAHGHNAPEITEAIRKQSEKLSHVMFGGFTHEPAIELGEKLVKFLPKGLNKIFYADSGSIAVECAAKMAVQYQFALGKPERCKLVALKGGYHGDTAGAMALSDPDGMHTLFRGIMPQHYFAERPNCRADGEWDDRDFVSMEQVVNQHENEIAAVICEPVFQGGNGMWLYNAGYLKRLRKLCDEKGILLIFDEIAAGFYRTGPKWGMDHTKSADGNCDGILPDIMTIGKALTGGHITMAACVASEKVADTITNSKISAFMHGPTYMANPLACAAGIASLNLFESRDYAKNVARIESRLRANLEPLRNLENAADVRVLGAIGCLELKAIPTSDDILRVIRKTGVWLRPFCNYVYTMPPLITSDAEIDQICEAIKMIGQCEPGPVNDDEFHE from the coding sequence ATGACAAACACCAATTCACTTCTGGCTTTTGACGCAGAACATTTGTGGCACCCCTATGCGGCGTTAAAGAATACTCCCGCACGTTTTTTGGCAAAGTCTGCGCAAGGCACAAAGATCCGCACCGCCGACGGTCTGGAACTGATTGACGCTGTTTCCAGCTGGTGGTGCGTGGCACACGGCCACAACGCGCCAGAAATTACGGAAGCCATACGCAAGCAAAGCGAAAAGTTGAGTCACGTGATGTTCGGCGGATTCACTCACGAGCCCGCCATTGAACTTGGGGAAAAGTTGGTGAAGTTCTTGCCCAAGGGTCTCAACAAGATTTTTTACGCCGACTCTGGCAGCATCGCCGTTGAATGCGCCGCCAAGATGGCAGTGCAGTACCAGTTCGCCTTGGGAAAGCCCGAGCGTTGCAAATTAGTGGCCCTGAAGGGCGGCTACCACGGAGATACCGCAGGTGCAATGGCTTTAAGCGACCCCGATGGAATGCATACGCTGTTCCGCGGAATCATGCCGCAGCATTATTTTGCAGAACGCCCCAACTGCCGCGCCGACGGTGAATGGGACGACCGCGATTTTGTTTCGATGGAACAAGTTGTCAACCAGCACGAAAATGAAATCGCAGCAGTTATCTGCGAGCCCGTTTTCCAGGGCGGAAACGGCATGTGGCTTTATAACGCAGGCTACTTAAAGAGACTGCGCAAGCTGTGCGACGAAAAAGGCATTCTGCTGATCTTCGATGAAATCGCCGCAGGCTTTTACCGCACCGGTCCCAAGTGGGGCATGGATCACACCAAGAGTGCCGATGGAAACTGCGACGGGATTCTCCCGGATATCATGACCATCGGCAAGGCTCTTACCGGCGGCCACATCACCATGGCTGCCTGTGTCGCTTCCGAGAAGGTGGCGGACACCATCACCAACAGCAAGATTTCCGCCTTTATGCACGGGCCCACCTACATGGCAAACCCGCTGGCCTGTGCCGCAGGCATCGCAAGCCTGAATCTGTTTGAAAGCCGCGACTACGCAAAGAACGTCGCCCGAATCGAAAGCCGCCTTCGCGCCAACCTGGAACCTCTCCGCAATCTGGAAAACGCCGCAGATGTCCGTGTTCTCGGAGCCATCGGCTGCCTGGAACTGAAGGCAATCCCCACCAGCGATGACATCCTTCGCGTGATTCGCAAGACTGGTGTGTGGCTCCGCCCCTTCTGTAACTACGTTTACACCATGCCGCCCCTCATCACAAGCGACGCAGAAATCGACCAGATTTGCGAAGCCATCAAGATGATAGGCCAGTGCGAACCTGGCCCCGTAAACGACGACGAATTCCACGAGTAG
- a CDS encoding helix-turn-helix transcriptional regulator, which yields MGEAKKKQELTSRQKEILSLLRKGLTNSEICFALNISTNTVKVHLANIYKILEVTNRTEAVSVTLDSQESQDSQQEVKLAFCHNDDFSDFPLAHTLFLSIVEELQGCSVFHIKICQIDEYNDDCDYLIKLATPQSEEESLFIALQQKNSDALLWSILQKIKSSEDIKQYTDQISIQLFRHIILSAAETYKSTPNATPQWLYTSCATIMKMENRNKAEFEDCEKKLQDIFSKGFHKDFISAALSTIYYAASTENWIDNEECTQKLGAIAMEIMRENPSSIYSLYSMALYSMFLGNEKIAIDYFESIIHVNSPLHIVCRRLLSQMYSIVGRNKDALKQLDLYNQLIPSPLHLPFQFVAKAFIYFMQGDYNSCKKVTEQILMFHPEIPYARLLLIASNFKDGILDDREMHIAKLFEYNPDFSKKTPGTLHRLLQA from the coding sequence ATGGGAGAAGCGAAGAAGAAACAGGAGTTGACTAGCCGTCAGAAGGAGATTCTCAGTCTCCTTCGTAAAGGGTTAACCAACAGTGAAATTTGCTTCGCCCTGAATATCTCTACAAATACCGTCAAGGTCCATCTTGCGAACATCTACAAAATCCTGGAAGTAACCAACAGAACCGAAGCAGTTTCGGTCACCCTGGATTCCCAGGAGTCGCAGGATTCTCAGCAGGAAGTCAAGCTTGCTTTTTGCCATAATGACGATTTCAGTGATTTCCCGCTGGCACACACCCTATTCCTTTCCATCGTCGAGGAATTACAGGGTTGCAGTGTATTCCATATCAAGATTTGCCAAATCGACGAATACAACGACGACTGCGATTATCTGATTAAGTTGGCGACGCCCCAAAGTGAGGAAGAATCCCTGTTCATCGCCTTACAGCAAAAGAATAGCGATGCACTCCTATGGTCCATTCTGCAAAAAATAAAGAGCAGCGAAGACATCAAGCAATACACCGACCAGATTTCCATCCAGCTGTTCCGTCATATCATTCTTTCCGCAGCAGAAACTTACAAGTCTACACCCAATGCGACACCGCAATGGTTGTACACCTCCTGTGCAACCATCATGAAGATGGAAAATCGCAACAAAGCGGAATTTGAAGATTGCGAAAAGAAGTTGCAGGATATTTTTTCCAAAGGATTCCATAAAGACTTTATTTCCGCGGCCCTATCCACAATCTATTACGCGGCATCTACCGAGAACTGGATTGACAACGAAGAGTGCACCCAAAAACTGGGAGCAATCGCCATGGAAATCATGAGAGAGAACCCCTCATCGATTTACTCCCTGTACTCCATGGCGCTCTACAGCATGTTCCTGGGCAACGAAAAAATCGCCATTGATTATTTCGAATCCATCATCCATGTAAATAGCCCCCTGCACATTGTCTGCCGCCGACTGCTTTCCCAGATGTATTCCATCGTAGGCAGAAATAAGGATGCATTAAAGCAGCTCGATTTATACAACCAGCTCATCCCAAGCCCCTTACATCTGCCTTTCCAGTTCGTGGCCAAGGCATTCATCTATTTTATGCAGGGCGATTACAACTCTTGCAAGAAAGTGACGGAACAGATTCTCATGTTCCATCCAGAAATTCCTTATGCAAGGCTTCTCCTGATCGCAAGCAACTTCAAGGACGGCATTCTGGACGACCGTGAAATGCACATTGCCAAATTGTTTGAATACAATCCTGATTTTTCAAAAAAAACACCTGGAACGCTTCATCGCTTGCTTCAAGCCTGA
- a CDS encoding LysR family transcriptional regulator, protein MTLQQLRYAIGIAKVGSFNKAAEALFISQPSLTAAIHDLEEEIGIVIFNRSSRGVTLTPEGEDFIAQANQLYHHYETVLENYSKAEQKKKKFAVSTQHYSFAVKSFVDLVKRYNIDDYEFAIRETKTKDVIDDVAALKSEIGILYLSDFNRKYITYLLKEHDLEFHKLIDCHAYAYMWKDHPLAKKKSVNLDDLSQYPCLSFEQSESGSYYFAEEILSTNEYHKTIKANDRATMLNLMVGLNGYTLCSGIISEEINGSDYVAVPFKDAKGEDDRTMEIGYITKKNFMLSTICRFYIQEMEKYLQAYTPARG, encoded by the coding sequence ATGACCCTTCAACAGTTGCGCTACGCCATCGGTATTGCCAAGGTGGGTTCCTTCAACAAGGCCGCCGAAGCCCTGTTCATTTCCCAGCCTTCCCTGACTGCCGCCATTCACGACCTGGAAGAGGAAATCGGAATTGTCATTTTCAACCGCTCCAGCCGCGGCGTGACCCTTACTCCCGAAGGTGAAGACTTTATCGCCCAGGCAAACCAGCTGTACCATCATTACGAAACGGTCCTTGAAAACTACAGCAAGGCGGAACAGAAAAAGAAGAAGTTCGCTGTTTCTACCCAGCATTACTCCTTTGCGGTCAAGTCCTTTGTGGATCTGGTGAAGCGTTACAATATCGATGATTACGAATTCGCCATTCGTGAAACCAAGACCAAGGACGTCATTGACGATGTTGCCGCCCTCAAGAGTGAAATCGGCATTCTGTATCTCAGTGATTTTAACCGCAAGTACATCACGTATTTATTGAAAGAGCATGACCTGGAATTCCATAAGCTCATCGACTGCCATGCTTACGCCTACATGTGGAAGGACCATCCCTTGGCAAAGAAAAAATCCGTGAACTTGGATGACCTGAGTCAGTATCCGTGCCTCTCTTTTGAACAGAGCGAAAGTGGCAGCTATTACTTCGCCGAAGAGATTCTCAGTACCAACGAGTACCACAAGACGATTAAGGCCAATGACCGTGCCACCATGCTGAACCTGATGGTGGGCCTCAATGGATATACGCTATGCTCCGGTATTATCAGCGAAGAGATCAACGGTTCCGATTATGTGGCCGTTCCCTTCAAGGACGCCAAGGGCGAAGATGACCGTACCATGGAAATCGGCTATATCACGAAGAAAAACTTCATGCTCAGCACGATTTGCCGGTTCTACATCCAGGAGATGGAGAAATACCTGCAGGCCTATACTCCGGCAAGGGGTTGA
- a CDS encoding DUF4423 domain-containing protein yields MVTFSDIADYRDFLKDYYDRKKAEMPFYSYRMMGDKLGLDSSYLYRVLQKKQHLPAHALPAAKDILALSGREAEYFDLLFSAAVTKDKAKREEIMAKALALRDVERHSLQAAELKLLENWWIPAVRAYLDLNGGVVNIKQIAREICPPITEAQAQEAIDTLLEVGLVKKMASGRLALTEAHLTVGGPEKRAAIGKFQKQVLALASDSIDNLPAEERNISTLTLSVDQACFDDLRDMLREFRRLVQKRVDSAKNTDRVMQLSMAFYPVARKGGVGSADKTEAGEKETK; encoded by the coding sequence ATGGTTACTTTCTCTGACATTGCGGACTATCGCGACTTCTTGAAGGACTATTACGACCGTAAAAAAGCCGAGATGCCCTTCTATAGTTATCGTATGATGGGCGACAAGCTGGGCTTGGACTCCAGCTATCTCTACCGTGTGCTTCAGAAGAAGCAGCATCTCCCCGCCCATGCTCTCCCGGCCGCCAAGGATATCCTGGCCCTCTCTGGCCGTGAAGCGGAATATTTTGACCTGTTGTTCTCCGCTGCAGTTACCAAGGACAAGGCTAAGCGCGAAGAAATCATGGCTAAGGCTCTCGCACTTCGCGATGTGGAACGCCACAGCCTGCAGGCCGCAGAACTTAAACTCCTGGAAAACTGGTGGATTCCTGCTGTTCGTGCCTACCTGGACTTGAATGGCGGCGTGGTGAATATCAAGCAGATTGCCCGTGAAATCTGCCCGCCCATTACCGAAGCACAGGCTCAGGAAGCAATCGATACTTTGTTGGAAGTGGGACTTGTCAAGAAGATGGCGTCTGGCCGTCTTGCCCTGACTGAAGCCCATTTGACTGTTGGTGGCCCCGAAAAACGTGCCGCCATTGGCAAATTCCAGAAGCAGGTGCTTGCTTTGGCTAGTGATTCCATTGACAACCTTCCTGCAGAGGAACGAAATATTTCTACACTTACCCTGTCGGTCGATCAGGCGTGCTTTGATGATCTCCGCGATATGCTGAGAGAATTCCGCCGCCTGGTCCAAAAGCGAGTTGATAGCGCTAAGAATACTGATAGGGTGATGCAACTCTCTATGGCCTTCTACCCGGTTGCCCGTAAGGGTGGCGTGGGGTCTGCCGATAAGACGGAGGCTGGCGAAAAGGAGACTAAATGA
- a CDS encoding carboxypeptidase-like regulatory domain-containing protein, with product MMKRVWKIGSVVVASALGVTMLACSTNTAGTTFETENDIALTVLNRDGSPAANARVLVRRVDYVAGYVDRDTDDTYGVEGESPIGAMDTTLGIFNAETDANGQVSIKARMKPTSYVVEVRGETDKAISRVSVTEKDTLYPLEIKLAAPGSVSGRVYLPNGVRTASVGVQGVDYVAQTDTLGNFTFESLPEGTFNVVGYVLRDAGSNMGDEEDRRKALQNIGFKSTSVKSEKETSNIAIGTAPLDTTVVYPEYLFENFENGVSGWYKNYSKYSNADLSADDAGKGREGKAAHFVYSNDSLYSWALMGYGFVEMQDFSSLDSIVLWARGTVDNDTTQWISVSMDVLLDEPDSAAGLIEGKAWAHINVNNQWKRIVVTPADFRDSTDTNGGNLGWNAVKDHITNFNIFGGGKSKEIWIDDIEFHGVEDFDRPL from the coding sequence ATGATGAAACGGGTGTGGAAAATTGGATCTGTCGTGGTAGCGTCCGCTTTGGGCGTGACCATGCTGGCGTGCTCGACGAACACTGCCGGTACGACCTTCGAGACAGAAAATGATATTGCACTTACCGTTCTGAATAGGGACGGGTCTCCTGCAGCCAATGCTCGGGTGCTGGTCCGTCGTGTTGACTATGTAGCCGGCTATGTTGATCGTGATACTGATGACACTTATGGTGTTGAAGGCGAATCCCCCATTGGCGCTATGGATACCACGCTCGGTATCTTCAATGCGGAAACCGACGCCAATGGTCAGGTCTCCATTAAGGCGAGGATGAAGCCCACCAGCTATGTGGTGGAAGTTCGTGGCGAAACGGATAAGGCCATCTCTCGTGTGTCTGTTACCGAGAAGGATACCCTTTATCCTCTCGAAATAAAGCTTGCCGCTCCTGGTTCCGTTTCTGGTAGGGTTTACCTGCCTAACGGTGTCCGTACTGCTAGTGTGGGTGTCCAGGGTGTTGATTATGTTGCTCAGACCGATACTTTGGGTAACTTTACTTTTGAATCCCTGCCCGAAGGCACCTTCAATGTGGTTGGCTATGTCCTTAGAGACGCCGGCTCCAACATGGGGGACGAAGAAGATCGTCGTAAGGCTTTGCAGAACATCGGTTTCAAGTCTACCAGTGTTAAGTCCGAAAAGGAAACTTCTAACATTGCGATTGGTACCGCTCCGTTGGACACCACCGTCGTTTATCCTGAATACTTGTTCGAAAACTTTGAAAATGGTGTTTCCGGCTGGTATAAGAACTATTCCAAGTATTCTAATGCAGACCTGTCTGCTGACGATGCTGGTAAGGGTCGCGAGGGTAAGGCCGCTCACTTCGTATATTCCAATGACTCCCTGTATAGCTGGGCTCTCATGGGTTACGGATTTGTTGAAATGCAGGACTTCTCTAGCCTGGATTCCATTGTGCTTTGGGCACGCGGTACCGTCGATAACGATACAACCCAGTGGATTAGCGTTTCCATGGACGTCCTTCTGGATGAACCGGATAGCGCTGCGGGTCTCATCGAAGGTAAGGCTTGGGCTCACATCAATGTGAACAATCAGTGGAAGCGCATCGTGGTTACCCCGGCTGACTTCAGGGATTCTACCGATACAAACGGTGGCAACCTGGGTTGGAATGCGGTCAAGGACCATATCACCAACTTCAATATCTTTGGTGGTGGCAAATCCAAGGAAATTTGGATTGACGACATCGAGTTCCACGGAGTTGAGGACTTCGACCGACCGTTATAA
- a CDS encoding carbohydrate-binding protein, producing the protein MGILEWEFQGAKREPEPQTAHNASKTPWPVPGVVQAEDFDDPGYGAGNDSYYEDDTDNHSCTDAGKEAECSKYRDGTGVDIYKKSEKKTVVGYIRKGEWLEYSVNAAAAGDYTMFIAAASNGGASLTVSVNGDEAGEVTVPAATSSSEEENYDDYNKVSTNVTLKEGVNIIRITAAADWFDLDYFNLVKGKDSEDDNPLGEQVVVPADTSDKDPLAIGLRTDLRLNLGASAEYHVFDLQGHKLGSVRFEGTGAVLALKSAGFAKGVYMLKQVNGSRQMMVSTSK; encoded by the coding sequence ATGGGCATTCTGGAATGGGAATTCCAGGGCGCCAAGCGTGAACCTGAACCCCAGACCGCTCACAATGCTTCCAAGACTCCCTGGCCGGTTCCGGGTGTTGTGCAGGCCGAAGACTTTGACGATCCGGGCTATGGCGCAGGCAACGACTCCTACTACGAAGACGATACCGACAACCATTCTTGCACCGATGCCGGCAAGGAAGCCGAATGCTCCAAGTATCGCGACGGTACCGGCGTAGATATTTACAAGAAGAGCGAAAAGAAGACCGTGGTTGGTTACATCAGAAAGGGAGAATGGCTTGAATACTCCGTGAATGCCGCTGCCGCTGGTGATTATACCATGTTCATTGCGGCCGCTTCTAATGGCGGTGCAAGCCTCACGGTTTCCGTCAATGGCGATGAGGCTGGCGAAGTTACTGTTCCTGCAGCAACTTCCTCTAGCGAAGAAGAAAACTATGATGACTACAACAAGGTTTCTACCAATGTTACCTTGAAGGAAGGCGTGAACATTATTCGCATCACTGCAGCTGCAGACTGGTTCGACCTTGACTACTTCAACCTGGTGAAGGGCAAGGATTCCGAGGATGATAATCCTCTTGGTGAACAGGTTGTTGTTCCCGCAGATACTTCTGACAAGGATCCTCTGGCAATAGGTTTGCGCACAGATCTTCGTCTGAATCTTGGCGCTTCCGCTGAATACCATGTGTTCGACCTTCAGGGCCACAAGCTGGGTTCTGTTCGTTTCGAAGGCACTGGTGCCGTTCTGGCTTTGAAGTCCGCCGGCTTTGCCAAGGGTGTTTATATGCTTAAGCAGGTCAATGGCTCCAGGCAGATGATGGTAAGCACTTCCAAGTAG